A genome region from Bradyrhizobium sp. WSM1417 includes the following:
- a CDS encoding threonine ammonia-lyase: MAELSQSISSDLSGLPVAPDDIYAAAATIRGAVVQTPCSYSRTLSNICGCDIWLKFENLQFTSSFKERGALNRLAALTPEERARGVVAMSAGNHAQGVAYHAKRLGIPATIVMPVGTPMVKVENTRHHGAEVVVTGATLEEAAAYARSHGEARGMIFVHPYDDPLVIAGQGTVGLEILEAVPELDTLVVPIGGGGLISGIAIAAKSIKPSLRILGVEAWLYPSMYNAIHDGNLPARGDTLAEGIAVKSPGKITAEIVRRLVDDIALVNEAELERAVATLISIEKTVVEGAGAAGLAALMSDPSRFAGQKVGLVLSGGNIDTRLIASVLTRELAREGRLTQLSLDIPDRPGQLAAVAALLAEAGANIIEVSHQRTFSDLPAKATLLQLVIETRDSAHLDEVMAKLGASGLSARCT, translated from the coding sequence ATGGCTGAGTTGTCGCAAAGCATCTCCTCTGATCTCAGCGGCCTTCCGGTCGCACCTGATGACATCTATGCCGCCGCCGCGACCATCCGCGGCGCGGTCGTCCAGACGCCCTGTAGCTACAGTCGCACGCTGAGCAATATCTGCGGCTGCGACATCTGGCTGAAATTCGAGAACCTCCAGTTCACGTCCTCGTTCAAGGAGCGCGGCGCGCTCAACCGCCTCGCCGCGTTGACGCCGGAGGAGCGCGCGCGCGGCGTCGTCGCTATGTCGGCGGGTAACCACGCGCAGGGTGTCGCCTATCACGCCAAGCGGCTCGGCATTCCCGCCACCATTGTCATGCCGGTCGGCACGCCCATGGTGAAGGTCGAAAACACCAGGCATCACGGTGCAGAGGTGGTCGTGACGGGCGCCACGCTGGAGGAGGCGGCTGCGTATGCGCGCAGCCACGGCGAAGCCCGCGGCATGATCTTCGTTCATCCCTATGACGATCCGCTTGTCATCGCGGGGCAGGGCACGGTCGGGCTGGAAATACTCGAGGCCGTGCCGGAGCTCGATACGCTGGTCGTCCCGATCGGCGGCGGCGGCCTGATCAGCGGGATCGCCATTGCTGCGAAATCGATCAAGCCGTCACTGCGGATCCTCGGCGTCGAGGCCTGGCTATACCCCTCGATGTACAACGCCATCCATGACGGCAATCTGCCGGCGCGTGGCGACACGCTCGCGGAAGGCATCGCGGTGAAGTCGCCCGGCAAGATTACGGCCGAAATCGTCCGCCGCCTCGTCGACGACATTGCACTCGTCAACGAAGCCGAGCTCGAGCGCGCGGTGGCGACCCTGATCTCGATCGAGAAGACGGTCGTGGAAGGCGCCGGCGCCGCCGGCCTCGCCGCGCTGATGTCCGACCCGTCCCGTTTCGCCGGCCAGAAGGTCGGGCTGGTGCTGAGCGGCGGCAATATCGACACACGGCTGATCGCATCGGTTCTGACCCGCGAGTTGGCGCGGGAGGGGCGGCTCACCCAGCTGTCGCTCGACATCCCCGACAGGCCCGGCCAGTTGGCTGCGGTCGCCGCACTGCTGGCCGAGGCCGGCGCCAACATCATCGAGGTCTCGCACCAGCGCACCTTCTCGGATCTTCCGGCCAAGGCGACGTTGCTGCAATTGGTGATCGAGACCCGCGACAGCGCCCATCTCGACGAGGTCATGGCGAAGCTTGGGGCATCCGGATTGAGTGCGCGCTGTACCTGA
- the secD gene encoding protein translocase subunit SecD, with the protein MLYFTRWKALGIILTALIVCLCAVPNFFSEAQVKTWPAWAQRKLVLGLDLQGGSSLLLEVDSNYVKKEKLDQIRDDVRRVLREAKIGFTGGVTVRNDAVEVRITKETDQQPALAKLRDLAQPLGGLMGSSGQRDLEVTDAGGGLIRLSIPQGAMLDRLRKTIEQSIQIVEKRVNELGTVEPIIQRQGNDRILVQVPGLQDPTRLKELLGKTAKLEFRMVDPSVPPDQAQQGTLPPDTEYLPNASPPPPGEVVKKQVLVAGGDLTDAQATFDQRSNEPVVSFKFNSSGARKFAQATQENVGLRFAIILDNKVISAPVIREPITGGQGQISGSFTVQSANDLAILLRAGALPAPLTVVEERTVGPGLGQDSIEKGELAAYVGSIMVVVFMLLTYRLFGVFANIAVCINVAMIFGLLSLLSATLTLPGIAGIVLTVGIAVDSNVLIYERIREELRGGRSPISAIDAGFKRALATILDSNITTFIAAAVLFMIGTGPVRGFAVTLGIGIITTVFTAFTMTRLIVAWWVQWKRPKTVPI; encoded by the coding sequence ATGTTGTATTTCACGCGGTGGAAGGCGCTCGGGATTATCCTGACGGCGCTGATCGTGTGCCTCTGCGCGGTCCCGAACTTCTTCTCCGAAGCGCAGGTCAAGACCTGGCCCGCCTGGGCGCAGCGGAAGCTCGTGCTCGGCCTCGATCTCCAGGGCGGCTCCTCTTTGCTGCTCGAGGTCGATTCCAACTATGTGAAGAAGGAAAAGCTCGATCAGATCCGCGACGACGTCCGTCGCGTGCTGCGCGAGGCCAAGATCGGCTTTACCGGCGGCGTCACCGTGCGCAACGACGCGGTCGAGGTTCGCATCACCAAGGAAACCGACCAGCAGCCGGCGCTGGCCAAGCTGCGCGATTTGGCCCAGCCGCTCGGCGGCCTGATGGGATCCAGCGGTCAGCGCGACCTCGAAGTGACTGACGCCGGGGGCGGATTGATCCGCCTGAGCATCCCGCAGGGCGCGATGCTCGACCGTTTGCGCAAGACCATCGAGCAGTCGATCCAGATCGTCGAGAAGCGCGTCAACGAGCTCGGCACCGTCGAGCCAATCATCCAGCGTCAGGGGAACGACCGCATCCTGGTGCAGGTCCCCGGCCTTCAGGATCCGACCCGCCTGAAGGAGCTGCTGGGCAAGACTGCGAAGCTGGAATTCCGCATGGTCGATCCCTCGGTGCCGCCGGACCAGGCGCAGCAGGGCACGTTGCCGCCGGACACCGAGTATCTGCCGAACGCCTCGCCGCCGCCGCCCGGCGAGGTGGTCAAGAAGCAGGTGCTGGTTGCGGGCGGCGACCTAACCGACGCCCAGGCGACCTTCGACCAGCGTAGCAATGAGCCGGTCGTCAGTTTCAAGTTCAATAGCTCGGGCGCGCGCAAGTTTGCGCAGGCCACGCAGGAGAATGTCGGGCTGCGCTTCGCGATCATTCTCGACAACAAGGTGATCTCCGCGCCGGTCATTCGCGAGCCGATCACCGGCGGCCAGGGCCAGATCTCCGGCAGTTTCACCGTGCAGTCGGCCAACGATCTCGCGATCCTGCTGCGCGCCGGCGCGCTGCCGGCGCCACTGACTGTCGTGGAGGAGCGCACCGTTGGCCCGGGCCTCGGCCAGGACTCGATCGAGAAGGGCGAACTTGCCGCCTATGTCGGTTCGATCATGGTCGTCGTATTCATGCTGTTGACGTACCGGCTGTTCGGCGTCTTCGCCAACATCGCGGTCTGTATTAACGTCGCCATGATCTTCGGCCTGCTGTCGCTGCTCAGCGCCACGCTGACCCTGCCGGGCATCGCCGGCATCGTGCTAACGGTCGGTATCGCGGTCGACTCCAACGTGCTGATCTATGAGCGCATCCGCGAGGAATTACGCGGCGGGAGAAGCCCGATATCGGCGATCGACGCAGGCTTCAAGCGGGCGCTTGCCACCATCCTCGACTCCAATATCACCACCTTCATCGCCGCTGCAGTGCTGTTCATGATCGGCACCGGTCCGGTGCGCGGCTTCGCAGTGACGCTCGGCATCGGCATCATCACCACCGTCTTCACCGCCTTCACAATGACCCGCCTGATCGTCGCATGGTGGGTGCAGTGGAAGCGGCCGAAGACCGTGCCGATTTGA
- a CDS encoding GFA family protein: protein MAKKYTAQCACGAIKFEFSTDPSFIANCHCNDCKRASGGEMATFFAVPDDDFTLLCGKPKAFHYIANSGKGLDRNFCPECGSRVFTTNLESFPKTVFVQLGSLDRPDLVAPKLEMFTKRRMSWNTPLNLPQFEEMPH from the coding sequence ATGGCCAAAAAATACACCGCTCAATGCGCCTGTGGCGCCATCAAGTTCGAATTCAGCACCGATCCGTCCTTCATCGCCAATTGTCATTGCAACGACTGCAAGCGCGCTTCGGGCGGCGAGATGGCGACCTTCTTCGCGGTACCCGATGACGATTTCACGCTTCTCTGCGGCAAGCCGAAGGCGTTTCACTACATCGCCAATTCCGGCAAAGGCCTGGATCGCAATTTCTGCCCGGAATGCGGTTCGCGGGTCTTTACCACTAACCTCGAGAGCTTCCCCAAGACGGTCTTCGTCCAGTTGGGCAGCCTCGACCGGCCCGACCTCGTCGCACCGAAGCTCGAGATGTTCACCAAGCGTCGCATGTCGTGGAACACGCCGCTCAACCTGCCGCAGTTCGAGGAAATGCCGCACTGA
- the secF gene encoding protein translocase subunit SecF — protein MTTTQIVLISLGVVIAVLTVVSVLGLLPSLRIVPDDTHFDFTQFRRISFPISATLSILAIVLFFTHGLNFGIDFKGGTLMEVRAKSGTADIAQMRSTLGSLGLGEVQLQQFGGPADVLLRVAEQPGGDKAQQAAVDKVRAALGDSVDYRRVEVVGPRVSGELLSYGMLGLMLAIVSILVYLWFRFEWQFALGAMIANVHDIVLTIGFMSISQVDFDLTSIAALLTILGYSLNDTVVIYDRIREMLRRYKKMPMPQLLNESINSTLSRSIITHFTVTLALLALLLFGGHAIHSFTAVMMFGVVLVGTYTSIFIAAPILIYLGVGEHREDAVDKATPAKKSKA, from the coding sequence GTGACCACTACTCAAATCGTTCTCATCTCCCTCGGCGTCGTCATTGCTGTGCTGACCGTGGTCAGCGTGCTCGGGCTGCTGCCGTCGCTGCGCATCGTGCCGGATGACACGCATTTCGACTTCACCCAGTTCCGCCGCATCTCGTTCCCGATCTCGGCGACGCTCTCGATCCTCGCCATCGTGCTGTTCTTCACGCACGGCCTGAATTTCGGTATCGACTTCAAGGGCGGCACCCTGATGGAGGTGCGTGCCAAGTCGGGCACGGCGGACATTGCGCAGATGCGGTCCACCCTCGGCAGTCTGGGCCTCGGCGAAGTCCAGCTGCAGCAATTCGGCGGCCCCGCCGACGTGCTGCTTCGCGTTGCCGAGCAGCCGGGCGGCGACAAGGCGCAGCAGGCAGCCGTCGACAAGGTTCGCGCTGCCCTCGGCGACTCCGTGGACTATCGCCGCGTCGAGGTGGTGGGGCCGCGTGTCTCCGGCGAACTGCTGAGCTACGGCATGCTCGGCCTGATGTTGGCGATCGTCTCGATCCTGGTCTATCTCTGGTTCCGCTTCGAGTGGCAGTTCGCGCTCGGCGCCATGATCGCCAACGTGCACGACATCGTGCTGACGATCGGCTTCATGTCGATCAGCCAGGTCGATTTCGACCTGACCAGCATCGCGGCGCTTCTGACCATTTTGGGCTATTCGCTCAACGACACCGTCGTCATCTACGACCGCATCCGTGAAATGCTGCGGCGCTACAAGAAGATGCCGATGCCGCAGCTCCTCAACGAATCGATCAACTCGACGCTGTCGCGCTCGATCATCACCCACTTCACGGTGACGCTGGCGCTGCTGGCTCTGCTGCTGTTCGGTGGCCATGCCATCCACAGCTTCACCGCGGTGATGATGTTCGGCGTGGTGCTGGTCGGCACCTATACCTCGATCTTCATTGCGGCCCCGATCCTGATCTATCTCGGCGTCGGCGAGCATCGCGAAGATGCGGTCGATAAGGCTACGCCGGCGAAGAAAAGCAAGGCATGA
- a CDS encoding CAP domain-containing protein, with protein sequence MHRVVGGLIAVLLLLATTSAMADSPAELISSFRLKHGEVRVIRDSTLDRIAMDQARAMATKDDLSHDALGPFNRRVAPAGAGRAAENIAYGYDNFEKTLGQWIDSSGHRKNLLLHNASRVGIASAKNASGKRTYWAMVIAGDYEPKGKGKKDREPLVAVKREAAPASKPKSGGCHIKLLGLCI encoded by the coding sequence ATGCATCGTGTGGTTGGCGGCCTGATCGCCGTCCTTCTGCTGCTCGCCACCACGTCCGCAATGGCCGATTCTCCGGCCGAACTGATCTCCAGCTTCCGCCTCAAGCATGGTGAGGTCCGCGTCATCCGCGATTCGACCCTCGACCGCATCGCCATGGACCAGGCGCGCGCGATGGCGACGAAGGACGACCTCAGTCACGACGCCCTCGGCCCGTTCAACCGCCGCGTCGCACCGGCCGGCGCAGGCCGCGCCGCCGAGAACATCGCCTACGGCTACGACAATTTCGAGAAAACCCTGGGACAGTGGATCGACTCGTCCGGACACCGCAAGAACCTGCTGCTGCACAACGCGTCCCGCGTGGGGATCGCGAGCGCGAAAAACGCCAGCGGCAAACGCACCTATTGGGCGATGGTGATCGCCGGCGACTACGAGCCGAAGGGCAAAGGCAAGAAGGATAGGGAGCCCCTCGTTGCCGTGAAACGCGAAGCCGCTCCTGCGAGCAAGCCCAAATCCGGCGGCTGCCACATCAAACTGCTCGGCCTCTGCATCTGA
- the yajC gene encoding preprotein translocase subunit YajC, producing MLITPAYAQAAGAGDTSGMLMSLLPFALIFVIMYFLILRPQQKKVRDHADLVKNIRRGDTVVTSGGLVGKVTKVVDDDQIEFEIADGVRVRQMRSMVSGVRAKGEPAKESKESAKDSAKDDAAAK from the coding sequence ATGCTGATTACCCCTGCGTATGCCCAGGCTGCGGGCGCCGGCGACACCAGCGGCATGTTGATGTCGCTGCTGCCGTTCGCCCTGATCTTCGTGATCATGTACTTCCTGATTCTGCGTCCGCAGCAGAAGAAGGTCCGTGACCACGCCGACCTCGTGAAGAACATTCGCCGCGGCGACACCGTCGTGACCTCGGGCGGTCTCGTCGGGAAGGTCACCAAGGTCGTCGACGACGACCAGATTGAGTTCGAGATCGCCGATGGCGTGCGCGTGCGGCAGATGCGCTCGATGGTCTCCGGCGTGCGCGCCAAGGGCGAGCCGGCGAAGGAATCCAAGGAAAGCGCCAAGGATAGCGCCAAGGACGACGCGGCGGCGAAGTGA
- a CDS encoding phytoene/squalene synthase family protein, giving the protein MSGSAPPADSAAFCADLVRSHDFSRYAATLFAPAAERRGLLALYAFNVEIVRVRDQVSQPLPGEIRLQWWTDMLSGQFHGSAEGNPVAAELLRAIRDFDLPVAPLSLLADEHQFDLYNDPMPTMTALEGYLAATSSALFDLAARIMGPPSEAAEHLARHAGLAQGIVEVIANLPRDAARRQLFLPQQVLASHDCDVEDVFAGKETPNLRATLEQLSGEAQQHLTTALSLLVEVPLSVRPAFLPLGQARADLKRLSQPGRDPFAPQPSSRLRTLWTLWRASRSREFTK; this is encoded by the coding sequence ATGAGCGGCTCCGCGCCGCCGGCGGATTCTGCCGCGTTCTGCGCTGACCTCGTGCGCAGTCACGACTTCTCGCGCTATGCCGCGACCCTGTTCGCGCCTGCTGCCGAGCGCCGCGGGCTGCTGGCGCTCTATGCCTTCAATGTCGAGATCGTCCGCGTCCGCGACCAGGTAAGCCAGCCCTTGCCTGGTGAAATCCGCCTGCAATGGTGGACCGACATGCTGTCGGGCCAGTTCCATGGCAGCGCCGAGGGCAATCCGGTGGCGGCGGAGCTGCTCCGCGCAATCCGTGATTTCGACCTGCCGGTCGCCCCGCTGTCGCTGCTCGCCGACGAGCATCAATTCGATCTCTACAACGATCCGATGCCGACCATGACGGCGCTGGAGGGCTACCTCGCGGCGACCTCATCGGCGCTGTTCGATCTCGCCGCCCGGATCATGGGACCACCATCGGAGGCGGCCGAGCATCTCGCCCGCCATGCCGGGCTGGCGCAGGGCATCGTAGAGGTCATCGCCAATCTGCCGCGCGATGCGGCGCGCCGGCAATTGTTCCTGCCGCAGCAGGTGCTGGCGAGCCACGATTGCGACGTGGAAGACGTCTTCGCCGGCAAGGAGACGCCAAACTTGCGCGCCACGCTGGAGCAACTCTCGGGCGAGGCGCAGCAACATTTGACGACGGCCTTGTCGCTGCTGGTGGAGGTGCCGCTATCAGTTCGTCCAGCGTTCCTTCCGCTCGGACAAGCGCGGGCCGACCTCAAGCGCCTCTCGCAGCCCGGGCGTGATCCATTTGCGCCGCAACCGTCATCGCGGCTGCGTACGCTCTGGACGCTTTGGCGGGCTTCACGTTCGCGGGAATTTACCAAATAG
- a CDS encoding serine/threonine protein kinase → MNLPKDDAATLSARWTEGVLLKRDVFSTVERGRFRDDDGEVDAVLRRLDEVPWWSFLLARHLFARETHALALAKGLNVGPELLWAGRRALVRSFVDGVALHLAKPHGDLAYFRSAKAALRRLRRAGICHNDLAKEQNWLVGRDGLAYVTDFQLAACFNRRGRLYRTLAYEDLRHLLKHKRSYAPEALTPRERKILAKKSFAANLWLATGKKVYRAITRGLFNFTDREGGGRRLVNDAPVLAELIRKNPAVRDTAIVAFADRRSGVGLYAFVEADQAALEGQLRNELTATKGPKPPEHIQVVHALPRNPDGKPRTEILQLVAMNQLDLIEPMMKNDQDRAFLKDILEQRKNLRDRFNFEADLPAG, encoded by the coding sequence ATGAACCTTCCCAAAGACGACGCCGCAACACTCTCGGCTCGATGGACCGAGGGCGTGCTGCTCAAGCGCGATGTGTTCTCGACCGTCGAGCGCGGCCGCTTCCGCGACGATGACGGCGAGGTCGACGCGGTGCTGCGCCGCCTCGACGAGGTGCCGTGGTGGTCATTCCTTTTGGCGCGCCATCTGTTCGCCCGCGAGACGCATGCGCTGGCACTCGCCAAGGGACTCAATGTCGGCCCCGAGCTGCTGTGGGCCGGACGCCGCGCGCTGGTGCGCAGCTTCGTCGATGGTGTCGCGCTGCATCTGGCGAAGCCGCATGGGGACCTCGCCTATTTTCGCTCGGCCAAGGCCGCGCTGCGCCGGCTGCGCCGCGCCGGCATTTGCCACAACGACCTTGCCAAGGAACAGAACTGGCTGGTCGGCCGCGACGGGCTCGCCTACGTGACCGACTTCCAGCTCGCGGCTTGCTTCAACCGGCGCGGCCGGCTCTATCGCACCCTCGCCTATGAAGACTTGCGGCATCTGCTCAAGCACAAGCGCTCCTACGCGCCTGAAGCGCTGACGCCGCGTGAGCGCAAGATCCTGGCGAAGAAGTCGTTCGCCGCCAACCTGTGGCTCGCGACCGGCAAGAAGGTCTATCGGGCAATCACCCGCGGCCTATTCAACTTCACTGACCGTGAAGGCGGCGGCCGAAGGCTCGTCAACGACGCGCCGGTGCTGGCGGAATTGATCCGCAAGAATCCTGCCGTGCGCGATACCGCCATCGTCGCCTTTGCCGACCGCCGCTCCGGTGTCGGGCTCTATGCCTTCGTCGAAGCCGATCAGGCCGCGCTCGAAGGCCAGTTGCGGAACGAGCTCACCGCCACCAAGGGGCCGAAGCCCCCGGAACACATCCAGGTCGTGCACGCACTGCCACGCAATCCGGACGGCAAGCCGCGCACGGAGATCCTGCAACTGGTCGCCATGAACCAGCTCGACCTGATCGAGCCGATGATGAAGAACGACCAGGACCGTGCTTTCCTCAAGGACATCCTGGAGCAGCGCAAGAACCTGCGCGATCGCTTCAATTTCGAGGCCGACCTGCCGGCGGGCTAG
- a CDS encoding Mth938-like domain-containing protein: MAGDPNAPHFPRSAPIEAYGKGGFAFAGMSHRGSLLCLPDAIWAWDITDPTKIDRYSLDRVFKSANSIDTLLIGTGTGVWLPPPDLRQALKAARVVLDTMQTGPAVRTYNIMIGERRRVAAALIAVP; encoded by the coding sequence ATGGCCGGCGATCCCAACGCACCGCATTTCCCACGCTCGGCGCCGATCGAAGCTTATGGCAAAGGCGGCTTTGCCTTTGCCGGCATGTCGCATCGGGGATCGCTGCTTTGCCTGCCCGACGCGATCTGGGCCTGGGACATAACGGACCCCACGAAGATCGACCGCTATTCGCTGGATCGGGTCTTCAAGTCCGCCAACAGCATCGACACGCTCCTGATTGGCACTGGAACCGGGGTCTGGCTGCCGCCGCCGGACCTGCGCCAGGCGCTTAAAGCGGCGAGGGTGGTTCTGGATACGATGCAGACCGGTCCCGCCGTGCGGACCTACAACATCATGATCGGCGAACGGCGGCGCGTCGCCGCCGCGCTGATCGCTGTGCCATGA
- a CDS encoding aminotransferase class V-fold PLP-dependent enzyme gives MINIERVRADTPATSRLAYLHNAGAALMPVAVAEAMKQHIDLESEIGGYAAADREARRLDSVYGSVARLLNAAPDEIALMENATVAWQMAFYALPFRDGDRILTAEAEYAANYVAFLQVAKRTGVAIDIVPSDASGELDLDALERMIDERVKLIAITWVPTNGGLVNPAAAVGKIARTHGIPYLLDGCQAVGQMVVDVDAIGCDMLSATGRKFIRGPRGTGFLYVRRAMLQRLEPPMIDHFAAPWVSRDAYRLRDDARRFETWENNYAARLGLGAAVDYALDIGIGSIEQRCRMLADRLRGGLASIRGIRIRDLGRAPGAIVSFTVEGCEADAVVSDSAAAGITIGASDPSSTRIDAEIRSLPPVVRASPHYYNTEAEIDRLIAHLAGLTPR, from the coding sequence TTGATCAACATCGAGCGAGTACGTGCCGACACGCCAGCCACTTCCAGGCTTGCGTATCTGCACAACGCGGGGGCGGCTCTCATGCCTGTCGCTGTCGCCGAAGCCATGAAGCAGCACATAGATCTGGAGAGCGAGATCGGAGGCTATGCGGCCGCCGACCGCGAGGCCCGCCGGCTTGATTCAGTCTACGGCTCAGTGGCGCGCCTGCTGAATGCCGCGCCCGATGAGATCGCCCTGATGGAGAACGCGACGGTTGCCTGGCAGATGGCGTTCTACGCGCTTCCGTTTCGCGATGGCGATCGGATCCTGACTGCGGAAGCGGAGTACGCGGCCAACTATGTCGCCTTTCTTCAGGTCGCCAAGCGAACAGGCGTCGCGATCGATATCGTGCCGAGCGATGCTAGCGGCGAGCTCGACCTCGACGCGCTCGAACGCATGATCGATGAGCGCGTGAAACTGATTGCGATCACCTGGGTTCCGACCAATGGCGGGCTGGTCAATCCGGCTGCAGCTGTCGGCAAGATCGCGCGGACGCACGGCATCCCCTATCTGCTCGATGGCTGCCAAGCAGTCGGACAGATGGTGGTCGACGTCGATGCCATCGGCTGTGACATGTTGTCGGCCACCGGTCGCAAATTCATCCGCGGCCCGCGCGGCACCGGTTTTCTCTACGTCCGCCGGGCGATGCTGCAGCGGCTCGAACCGCCGATGATCGACCACTTCGCCGCACCCTGGGTCTCGCGGGACGCTTATCGGCTGCGTGACGATGCGCGCCGTTTCGAGACCTGGGAGAACAACTACGCAGCCCGGCTTGGGCTGGGCGCGGCGGTCGATTATGCCCTCGATATCGGGATCGGCTCCATCGAGCAGCGTTGCCGCATGCTGGCCGACCGCCTCCGGGGCGGTCTTGCGTCCATTCGCGGCATCAGAATTCGCGACCTCGGACGCGCTCCGGGGGCCATCGTCAGCTTCACGGTGGAAGGGTGCGAGGCGGACGCGGTCGTCAGCGACTCGGCTGCAGCCGGCATCACGATCGGTGCTTCGGATCCGTCGAGCACGCGCATCGATGCCGAAATTCGCTCGCTGCCGCCGGTGGTGCGCGCCTCCCCGCATTACTACAATACGGAAGCCGAGATCGATCGGCTGATCGCCCATTTGGCAGGTTTGACGCCGCGATAG
- a CDS encoding ATP-binding protein codes for MPQKPSKSPAGKGPRTPATKPARVAAKRPKAALRAASKTISKANQNVSQERIVRALETIAAHLSAQGKPAAERESFKQADAFVWHPDGRLAAVPRVSRVELFLLKGVDRMRDILMENTERFANGLPANNALLWGARGMGKSSLVKAAHASTNAERKPADRLKLIEIHREDIESLPALMEQLRASSFRFIVFCDDLSFDGNDASYKSLKAVLEGGIEGRPENVILYATSNRRHLLAREMIENERSTAINPGEAVEEKVSLSDRFGLWLGFHRCSQDEYLAMVRGYCSHFGVNVDDDALEREALEWSTTRGSRSGRVAWQFVQELAGRLGVKLTAT; via the coding sequence ATGCCCCAAAAACCAAGCAAAAGCCCGGCCGGCAAAGGCCCCCGCACCCCTGCCACGAAGCCAGCCCGCGTCGCGGCAAAACGTCCCAAGGCAGCCCTCAGGGCAGCTTCCAAGACCATTTCCAAGGCGAACCAAAACGTCTCCCAGGAGCGCATCGTTCGCGCGCTGGAGACGATTGCGGCGCACCTCTCCGCTCAAGGCAAGCCCGCCGCCGAACGCGAATCGTTCAAGCAGGCTGACGCTTTCGTCTGGCATCCGGACGGCCGCCTTGCGGCGGTGCCGCGCGTCAGCCGCGTCGAACTGTTCCTGCTCAAGGGCGTCGACCGGATGCGCGACATCCTGATGGAGAACACCGAGCGCTTCGCCAACGGACTGCCCGCCAACAACGCGCTGCTCTGGGGTGCGCGCGGCATGGGCAAGTCGTCGCTGGTGAAAGCGGCGCATGCCAGCACCAACGCGGAGCGCAAACCGGCCGACAGACTGAAGCTGATCGAGATTCATCGCGAGGACATCGAGAGCCTGCCGGCCCTCATGGAGCAGCTTCGCGCCTCGTCCTTCCGCTTCATCGTGTTCTGCGACGATCTCTCGTTCGACGGCAATGATGCGTCCTACAAATCGCTCAAGGCGGTGCTCGAAGGTGGCATCGAGGGTCGGCCGGAGAACGTCATCCTCTACGCCACCTCCAACCGTCGCCATCTGCTCGCGCGCGAGATGATCGAGAACGAGCGCTCGACCGCGATCAATCCCGGCGAAGCCGTCGAGGAGAAGGTCTCGCTGTCGGATCGCTTCGGTCTCTGGCTCGGCTTCCACCGCTGCAGCCAGGACGAATATCTCGCCATGGTGCGGGGCTATTGCAGCCATTTCGGCGTCAACGTCGACGATGACGCGCTGGAGCGCGAGGCCCTTGAATGGTCGACGACGCGCGGCTCGCGCTCGGGCCGCGTCGCCTGGCAGTTCGTGCAGGAGCTTGCGGGACGGCTCGGCGTGAAGCTGACGGCGACGTAG